The following are encoded in a window of Scophthalmus maximus strain ysfricsl-2021 chromosome 2, ASM2237912v1, whole genome shotgun sequence genomic DNA:
- the slc46a3 gene encoding solute carrier family 46 member 3 yields the protein MRGLFLVEPVVALYAFSCYLIFPLVQQYVYRRLWEELTNTTYPVSDNAARCAQNSSNHSSFHTEVQKQASLFSLYTELFSTIPSLIVTLMLVAYSDHGGRKIAIIMPLFGTLIYTLAFLTVSYFELNIYLLIVSSLLSSLFGGLGTFLGGCFAYIADLCEDGRQKTLRMAGLDMMIGLLAGVAAISAGYFLRAAGFNWPFLTSALCQCLILLYTIFVLEETVKRTPSDSVTLNGPPQRSALKQMICGIYDMITGASSRCKTVLVLLMLIFTSFSFAYVGGISLVTLYVLDEPLCWTEILIGYGSALSTTVFLISFAGVLAFTYCGVPQLIIILIGILSVVSGMVLLAFTKTTVMMFIVKVPMLLSIMPFPVLRSMMSKIIPKSEQGALFACLSFLESLTYNVSTATFNSVYAATVAWYPGFSFLLAAGLCVVPLFVLGVVAVIGVDVAKETKPPETDPEDQNDNTPLLS from the exons ATGAGGGGCCTTTTCCTTGTCGAGCCCGTGGTGGCCCTCTACGCTTTCTCCTGCTATCTCATCTTCCCTCTGGTGCAGCAGTATGTGTACCGGAGACTCTGGGAGGAGCTGACAAACACCACCTACCCCGTCTCTGACAACGCAGCCAGATGTGCGCAGAACAGCAGCAACCACTCCAGCTTCCATACG gaGGTACAAAAACAGGcatctctcttctccctctacaCGGAGCTCTTCTCGACGATCCCCTCTCTGATCGTCACCCTCATGCTGGTGGCCTACAGCGACCACGGGGGACGCAAGATCGCCATAATCATGCCGCTGTTCGGCACGCTCATCTACACCTTGGCCTTCCTGACAGTGTCCTACTTTGAGCTCAACATCTACCTGCTCATCGTCTCCTCGCTTCTCAGCTCCCTGTTTGGCGGCCTGGGCACCTTCCTCGGGGGCTGTTTCGCCTACATAGCGGACCTGTGCGAGGACGGTCGCCAGAAGACGCTGCGCATGGCCGGACTGGACATGATGATCGGCCTGTTGGCGGGCGTGGCGGCGATATCAGCGGGCTACTTCCTGAGAGCTGCCGGGTTTAACTGGCCGTTCCTGACGTCGGCGTTGTGCCAGTGTTTGATCCTGCTCTACACAATTTTCGTCCTGGAAGAGACCGTGAAGAGGACTCCATCTGATTCCGTGACTCTGAACGGGCCTCCGCAGCGCTCAGCCCTGAAACAGATGATCTGTGGGATCTATGACATGATTACAGGTGCCAGCAGCAGGTGTAAAACCGTTTTGGTCCTCCTGATGCTCATCTTCACCAGCTTCTCCTTTGCCTATGTGGGCGGGATCTCCCTGGTGACACTGTATGTGCTCGACGAACCGCTGTGCTGGACTGAGATTTTGATCGGCTACGGATCTGCACTGTCCACCACCGTGTTCCTGATCAGTTTTGCCGGAGTGTTGGCGTTCACGTACTGTGGTGTCCCGCAGCTGATCATCATCCTGATCGGGATCCTGTCTGTCGTGTCAGGCATGGTCCTTTTAGCATTTACAAAGACCACTGTAATGATGTTCATAG TGAAGGTTCCAATGCTGCTGTCGATCATGCCTTTCCCCGTTCTGCGCTCCATGATGTCAAAGATCATCCCCAAGTCTGAGCAGG GGGCCCTGTTCGCCTGTCTCTCCTTTCTGGAGAGTTTAACCTACAATGTCTCGACCGCGACCTTCAACAGTGTCTACGCCGCCACGGTGGCGTGGTACCCCGGCTTCAGCTTCCTGCTGGCCGCGGGCCTCTGCGTCGTCCCTTTGTTTGTCCTTGG GGTGGTGGCCGTGATCGGAGTGGATGTTGCCAAAGAGACCAAACCGCCTGAGACGGATCCTGAGGATCAGAACGACAACACGCCTCTTCTCAGCTGA